From Macaca mulatta isolate MMU2019108-1 chromosome 1, T2T-MMU8v2.0, whole genome shotgun sequence, the proteins below share one genomic window:
- the LOC106998903 gene encoding ragulator complex protein LAMTOR5, with product MEATLEQHLEDTMKNPSIVGVLCTDSQGLNLGCRGTLSDEHAGVISVLAQQAAKLTSDPTDIPVVCLESDNGNIMIQKHDGITVAVHKMAS from the coding sequence ATGGAGGCGACCTTGGAGCAGCACTTGGAAGACACAATGAAGAATCCCTCCATTGTTGGAGTCCTGTGCACAGATTCACAAGGACTTAATCTGGGTTGCCGTGGGACCCTGTCAGATGAGCATGCTGGAGTGATATCTGTTCTAGCCCAGCAAGCAGCTAAGCTAACCTCTGACCCCACTGATATTCCTGTGGTGTGTCTAGAATCAGATAATGGGAACATTATGATCCAGAAACATGATGGCATCACAGTGGCAGTGCACAAAATGGCCTCTTGA